The sequence below is a genomic window from Desulfovibrio sp. Fe33.
GCGGAAGGCGCGAAGGCCGCGCCCAGGACGAACGCCGCGGCCAAGGCGAGAAGAATGTGAAGATGCGGTCCGCGCCGGATCATGGGCTACGCTCCGGCTTCCCTGTGTCCGGTCAGCTTTTCGCCGATGGAGCCTATGGAGATGTCCAGCTCTTCACGCCGTTCGATGCGGTCCACCTGGCCGTCGCGCACCCAGACCACGCGGTCGGACACGTTGAGCATCTTGTAGTCGTGGGTGGCCGAGATGACCGTGACGCCGCGCTCCTGTGAGAGCATCCGCAACAGCTCGATGATCTCCTCGCCGGTGGTCAGGTCCAGGTTGCCGGTGGGCTCGTCGGCCAGGACGATGGACGGGTCGTTGGCCAGGGAGCGGGCCACGGCCACGCGCTGCTGCTGGCCGCCGGACAGCTCCAGCGGTTTGTGCTGGAACCGTTCGCCCAGCCCCACCAGTTTGAGCAGTTCGATGCCCTTGTCCTGGGCGTCGTCCGCGTTCATGCCCGCGAATGTCATGGGCAGGGTCACGTTTTCCAGCGCGGTCATGACCGGGATGAGGTTGAAGGTCTGGAAGATGTAGCCGATCTTGCGGTTGCGGAGCCACGCCAGCTCGAAGGCGTCCAGTTGGGAGATGTCCACCTCGTCGATGAAGACCTTGCCCTCGGTGGGTTTGTCCAGGCCGCCGATCATGTTGAACAGGGTGGATTTGCCCGAACCGGACGGTCCCATGATGGAAATGTATTCCCCGGCGAAGATTTCCAGGTCCACGCCCTTGAGCGCTTCCAGTTCCATCTTGCCCATGGTGAAGGTTTTTCTCACGCCGATGACGCGGACTATGGTTCGTTTGTCGTCGCTCATGGAATATCCTCAATGTTCCGCGCGCATGGCCTTGATCGGGTCCATGCGCGCCGCCAGCAGGGCGGGGTAGAGCACGCCGAGAAGGCTCAGGAGGCAGCCCGCCAGGGTCGCCAGCCCGACGGAGCCGAGCGCCGAGGCCAACGGCATGTGCGCGAGGGAGGAGAAGCCGAAGCGCGCGGCTCCGGCCAGCATGGAAAAGACGCAGCCCAGGACCGCCCCGGCGAAGGCCCCGGCCAGGCCCTGCATGGCCGCTTCCAGCAGGAACAGGCGAAGGATCATGGAGTCCAGGGCGCCCAGGCATTTCATGACGCCGATTTCGGAGAACCGCTCGGTCACGGACATGAGCTGGGCGTTGACTATGCCCACCGTACAGACCAGCAGGGACAGAATGACGATCCAGCGCTCCTTGGCCGACATGGCCACGGCCTCGCGGGCCATATCCACGTCGTAGCCCGCCTGGGACAGGGCCCTGGCCGCCTCGCGCCCGCCGCTTTGGAGCATACCCGTGGCGATGTCCAGGTTGACCAGGACGAAACTCAGGAACGATACGGCCAGGACCAGGCTGGAGACCGTAATCATGGAGCGGAAGAAACGGACCTTCAAACTCTTGAAGCTGATCTCGACGGATTTCGAGAATGGCAGCGAAATGAGTCGTTCCGGTTTGCTCATGAGTGTTCCTTCAGGGGGAAGATGCTGGATTATTTCACACTCAGCATACAGTTTCGCATCGTTCTAAACAAGCAGAAATAGGAATCAGTGTCCAAGAAAACACAGGGTTGTAGCAAGATCGTCGAAGCCGAGGCCTGGTTATCGGGCCACGCCCTTTACCACCACCACGGTCAGGTCGTCTTCGCGTTTGCCCGGGCCGGAAAATTCCAGGACCCGGTCGCTGACGGCTTGCAGAATGTCCTGCGCGCTCCTGTCCCGGTTCTCGCGGAGGATGTCTTGAAGCCGCTCACGGCCGAACATTTCGCCCTTTGCGTCGTGAGCCTCCCAGACGCCGTCCGTGGTGATGAGCAGTATTTGCCCGGGCGCGGGTTGTTTCATGACCTCTTCGTGATATTCCCATTCGGGTTCCACGCCGAGGGGGATGTCCCGTCCCTTGAAGTCGGTAAAGGCGTCGGTGGCGGGGTCGTAGAGAACAGGGGGCTGTTGCCCGGCGTTGATCCAGGTGATGTTTTCCTCGAGCGGGTCGATTACCATGAAAAACAGGGTCATGAACCGGCCTGTTTCGCCGATGTCCCTGGTGAGGTGCAGGTTGGCCCGGCGGATGGATTCGGCGGCCGAGCCGGGCGTGGCCGCGTTCTGGCGGATGACGGCGCGGCCCGCGGTCATGAGCAGGGCCGCTCCGATGCCGTGTCCGGACACGTCGCCCACGGCCACGGCCAGTCTGCCGCACCCGTCCAGGTCGCATCCGATGAAGTCGTAGAAGTCGCCTCCGGTTTCATCCGAGAACAGGCTTGCGCCCGCGATGTCCAGTCCGGGCATGTCCGGCGCGGCCTTGGGCAGGAAGTGCTGCTGGACCTCCTGGGCGATAAGCAGCCCCTCGCGCATCCGCACGCCCTCCCGCAACCGGTTAATCATGGTGTTGGTGTACCCGGCGATGACGCCCATCTCGTCCGATGTGGTCACGGGCACCTTTCGGGAGAGGTCTCCCCGGCTGACGTTCTCCAGGACCGTGGTTTGGGTGTTGAAGAGGATGCGCATGTTCCGGGCGTACGAGATCACCAGATTGGTGACCATGATCGTCAGGAACCCCATGACGAATAGGATTTCCACCAGGACTACGCGGCCGATGATGTCCAGCGTGCCGAGGTTCAGGTCCTGGGTGGCGAGCCAGCCGATATCGCGGATGAGGACCAGGATGATGATGGCCGTGCTCAGGATAAGGATGAGTACGGCGATGAGCGAGAATTTGCGGGTCATGGGAATGAGCCGGGCGGGCGGATCGTAGGCGGCGTTGCCCGCCAGCGCGTTGCGGATGACCTGCCGCTCCCGGGCCAGGGCCATGTCCAGGCCCGCGAAGAGCCCGATGGTGAAGATGCCCAGAACCAGCTTCATGCCGCTTCGGGCCAGGGGAAAGCTGAATACGGCCAGGAGGACGAGGGCCGAGACGAACCCGGCGGCCAGGAACAGGCCGAGGTCCATCTGGAACTGGCGCAGGGGCTGCCGCCGTGGGCGGGCGGTTTCCACCATTCGCTGTTCGAGCATGGGACGCACCGCCCAGGCCGCGGCCAGGGGGATGAAGATGACCAGTCCGAGCTCCCAGACCGGGAGCTGCGCCATGAAGGGTCAGACCTGGCCGCCGTAGACCGAGCCGCCCGCCACGGCCAGCGAACAATAGAGAAGCGGTCGCCAGACGGTCATGGCCGGTTCATTGCTCATTCATTCCTCCATGTCGGTTGCCTATTTCTTTGCCAATCGGCATGATGTCGTTTAATCATAGGATGTGTCCATTGCGCGGACAAGTCTTAATTAAACCAAAGGCGAAGTACCCATGAGAAAAGCATTCCCGCTGCTGATCGTCCTGGCGGTCCTTTTCGCGACCTCAGCCTCTGCCGCCGACGGGTTCCCCAAATCCATAGCCGGGTTCACCCTCGGCGAGCCCATGGAGCGATACGGGCAGTATTGCCGCATGGAGCAGGCCCTTCCCGTGTCCGACGCGCCGTTCCTGTCCGAAGTCCTCATCAAGCCCGACGCCCTGCCCGGGGTGCGCGGGGGCAGCCTCGCGTTCGGCAATTGCAGGAACAAGGACCGTCTGGTGCGCGTCAAACTCAAGTTCAACGACCGGGGACAGGGGTTCTTCGACAAGCTGTATGAGCGCTACGAGGACGCTTTCGGCGAGCCGGACAAGTATCTGGGCGACGCCTTCAAGAACGTCATCGCCTGGGAATGGTTTTTCAGGAACGACAAGGGAGAACAGATTTCCCTGGTGCTCATGTGGAGCCGCGACAAGGAAATCCGGCCCGGCGTGTCCATCAAGATGACGTACGGGAGTCTCATGGACGAGGAGTACGAGTGCTACATGGCCGGGTTCGAGGGTGCTCCGAACGGTCCCGGCAAATCCGTAATCCGGTCCCTGGACACCTACGTGCCGCGCTGATGATGGTTGATTTCGCCTGGAACGGGATCGGCCTGGCCGCCCCCGCGGACTGGGAGCCTTCCGCCATCGAGCGGGACGGATTGTTTCTGGCCGACGGCTCGGGGCCGGTCTGCGAACTCAAGTGGAACCGGGTGCAGGGGGCCTTCTCCTTTGACAGGCACCTGAAAAGGCTGACCAAGGGCAACAAAAACGCCGAGGTCCGCGCTGTGGAGCCGGACGAGGTCCCGCCCGACTGGGCAGGGGCCGTGAACCGGTTGGCCGAATCCGGTCTTCGCGCCCGGAGTTTCGTCTGGCGGGCCGGGGAGAATCGAGGCCTGGGCGCGGCCCTGCATCATCCCGGCACGGGCCTGGCCTGCCTGGTTCAGTTCTTCATCCGTTCGGAGGCTGACGAGGGGCCGGCCGCCCGGGTGATGGCCACCCTGCGCGACCACACCGCCGGGAAGACCATGCCGTGGGCCATGTTCGGCCTGGCCGCGAGAGTCCCCGCGGATTTCGCGCTCGATACCTTTTCCTTCAGGCCGGGACATTACCGGATGTCTTTCTGGCGTTCCGCCTCGGGCGGACGGTCCGGGCGCGCGCCCGCAGGCAAGGGGCCGGGCGTTCGGCTCGATTTCGAACGGTTCGCCCCGGCGTCGGCCCTGCTCAAGGAAACGACGCTGGAAGCGTGGTGCCGCGACAGGCTGGCCCATGCGCCGCCCGCGTCCCTGCCCATGGAGGGCGATTCCGGGCGCGTTTCCTGGCGCGGCGATGCGCGGACGTCTTTCCTGCGCAGGGCTTTGCGCCGGGTAGTCCGGACCAGCGGCCGGGCATGGCTTACGGACGCGGGAAACGCCGTTTTGGCGGTCACGGCCACGGGCACAGTTTCACTTGCCGAATCCGTTTTCAACGATATCTGCGGGAGTTTTACCCTTGTTCCGGAAGAAACGGCCTGAGCCGGTCATATCCCGAGCCGAGGCCCTGGGAATGATCCCGGTGCGCAACGAGGCGGTGGAGGAGACCGAGCTTCCCGGCGGCCTGGTCAGGCTGGCCTATCCCCTGGCGGTCAAGCCGTGGTTCGGCCGCCTGGCCGACAAGGTGGGGCTGTGGGACGGCAGGCCCATGACGAAACGGGTGGAGCTGGACGAGATGGGAACCTTCGTCTGGCGGCGCATCGACGGCCGCAACTCGGTCCGCGCAATAGCGGAAATGTTTGCCGAGGCCTACGAGGTCCAGCTTCGCGAAGCCGAATTGTCGGTCACCGCCTTCATCAAGACTATCGGCCAGCGCGGCATGATCGGGTTGAAATAACGCGCCCTGGGGCTGGCGTCCGCCGTGGTGGCCGTGTCGCCCTGCGGGCGGCGCGTCTGCGTATGGTTAGGATTCCCGCAACGGGGCGGGCAGGATCTCCAACTTCATCTCCGTGCCCGCCGCCTTGAGGAAGGTCCTCACCTCGCGTTGGAGGTGCGGGCTGTAGCGCAGGACAAGGATTCCCTTGAATTTGTTGACCACGGTGAACACGCCGAGGTTGTCGTATCCTTCCAGGATGAACCGGAAGAGTCCGATGTCGCTCGGGTCGACGCGCACGTATACGCGGTCGGACCACTGCGGGGCGGGAGGGCAGACCCTTTTGCGGGGCCTGCGGCGCGAAGATGATGCCATGGACGCTCTCTAGCCTCAGCTTGCGCAAAAGGCAAACACGTTTTCCCGGCGTACCGCCCCGCGTTTGCGGCGGGCCTCGCATCTTCCGCCCCGCACACGCGAAATGCCCGCTAGGAGGTCAGATCGGCCTTGGCCAGCACCTCGATGAGACGCCTGAGCATTTCCGTGTCGAACGCGCTTCGCATGGACTTGATCCTGGTCAGGGCTTCGAAGGGCGTCAGGCGGCGTCCCGTGCGGCCGCGCGTGAGGTTGTCGTATTCGTTGCAGAGGATGAGCGCCTTGACGTAGGACGGCAGCATGGCCCCGGTGGAGCCGGAGGGATAGCCCAGTCCGTCCTCGCGTTCGTGATGGAAAAGGATGCACTGCAACGTCTCCTGGGGCATGGGCAGGCCCGAGCAGACGCCCACGCCCAGGGCGGGATGGGATTTGACGAGGTCTTTGTCCTCGCGGCTCAGCGCATCGAACTTCTTGGTGAAGACTTCCCGCGGCAACTCGATTTTGCCTATGTCGTGCAGGATGGCACCCATGCCCACGGCCACAAGGAGTTCGGAATCCTCCTTCATGAACGAACACAGGGTGGTCACGGTCAGGACCATTACCCCGACGCCGTGGTGGAAGGATTCCTCGCCGTCGCGTATGAACCGGGCGAGCTCCTTGAGGGCGTCCTCCCTGGAAAGGAACTTGAGGGAGTCGGCGATGAGCTTGCGGATGCGCTGAAAATGCCTCCTGTCTATGGGCGCCGGCAGGGAGCTGTCGAAGGCTTCCCGGGCGAGCGCCACGGTGGCGTCGCTCCAGACGCGGGCGCGCTCACCCACGGGGATGCTCTCGTCATCCAGGATTTCCAGAATGTTTTCCTGCACATAGCGGGTGAAGTCGTCATAGTCCGAGGCCCGGACGTAGAGATGGTCCACGCCGAGCAGGGATAGCCGCTGCTTGTGCGAGTCGGTGAACAGCTCTCCTTTTTCCGCATACAGGACGTATTTCCCGCCCTGCTTCAGGTATACGGAAAAGCCGCCCACCCGCGAAGGAATGACCATGTAGGGTGAAACCTTGACCATGGCCCGGCCGTTGCCGCCGTGCGCGCCGTTGTCGGCGGAAGGGATATTGTCCATGCGTTCTCCTTGCCATATGCCGTGGCCGCGTGAAGTCCGCAAGGTGTCGGTGGGAGCTTCGGCAACCCGGCTGCCTGCGTGAGGCCCGTGGCTTTCCGTCCCCGTCTCGCAACGGGTTTGGCATTGTCTCTATTCACGCATATACGCGCTGCGTACGGACCTGTAAAGGATGGATGGCGGGGCGGATGATTCCTTCGCCTCCGCGCTTGCCTTGCCTGCGAGAATGATTACTCTCTGCCGATGCATACCACCGACTCCAAATCCATCCATATAGAAGGCGCCCGGCACCACAACCTCAAGAATCTGACCCTGGACATCCCCCGCGAAAAGCTGGTGGTCATCTGCGGTCCGTCCGGGTCGGGCAAGTCCACGCTCGCCTTCGACATCGTCTACGCCGAAGGCCAACGACGCTACGTCGAATCCCTGTCCGCGTACGCCCGCCAGTTCCTGCCCCAGATGGACAAGCCGGACGTGGACAAGGTCGAGGGGCTTTCCCCGGCCATATCGCTGGAGCAGCAGACCTCCACCCGCAACCCGCGTTCCACCGTGGGCACCGTGACCGAGGTTTACGACTTTCTGCGCGTCTTCTTCGCCCGCCTGGGCAAGTTCTACTGCCCGTCCTGCGGCAAGCCCATCGAGGCGCAGACCACGGACGAGATAGTGGAGACCGTCATGGGCATGGAGCCCGGCTCCAAATTCATGCTGCTGGCGCCGCTGGTGGAGCACCAGAAGGGCACCCACAAGGACCTTTTCGCCAAGCTCAAGAAGGAAGGCTTCGTGCGTGTGCGCGTGGACGGCGCGCTCTACTCCCTGGACGAGGTCCCTGAGCTGGAAAAGAACAAGAAGCACACCATCGATCTGGTGGTGGACCGCCTGGTGCTCAAGGACGGCATCAAAAAGCGGCTGGCGGATTCCGTGGAGCTGGCGTTGGAAAAGGGCGACGAACGCATGATCGTTTCCGTGATCGGCGGGGAAAATGCGGGCGACATCTTCATGTCCACGCTGTCCACCTGCCCATCCTGCAAGATTTCCATGCCGAAGCTCAGCCCGCAGCTCTTCTCGTTCAACTCGCCCCAGGGCGCATGTCCGGTCTGCAACGGTATCGGCTCGGTGGAATATTTCGAGCCGGACCTCATCGCGCCCAACAAGGGATTGTCCCTCAACGAAGGCGGAGTAATCCCCTGGAAATCCGCTTACCGCCAGGACAAGTACGCTCCGTTGTTGAAGAAGCTCGGCAAGAAATTCGGTTTCACCCTGGATACCCTCCTGGCCGACTACTCCGGCGAGGCATGGGCGGCGCTTTTTTACGGCGATCAGGAAACAGGCTGGCCGGGCGTGGTGTCCATTCTCGAATACGGCCAGCAACAGGCGGGCGTATGGGATCACTGGACCGCCCGGTTCCAGCAGTCCAAGCCGTGCCCGGCCTGCGAGGGCGCGCGCCTCAAGCCCGAATCCCTGGCCGTGCGCGTGGCCGACAAAAACCTGGTGGAGTTTACCTCCATGTCCATCCAGCGCGCTCTGGAATGGCTTGAGGGGTTGAAGTTCTCCGGCCACGAGACCCTCATTTCCGAGCCGCTCCTCAAGGAGTTGACCCACCGCCTCGGGTTCATGGTCAACGTGGGGCTCGAATATCTTTCCCTCGGCCGCAACATGGCCACGCTCTCGGGCGGCGAGGCCCAGCGCATCCGGCTCGCCTCACAGCTCGGATCCGGCCTGGTGGGCGTGACCTACGTGCTCGATGAGCCGTCCATCGGCCTGCATCCGCGCGACAACCAGCGGCTCATCGACACCCTGCGCTCGCTCCAGTCCAGGGGCAACACGGTGCTCGTGGTCGAACACGACGAGCCGACCATCCGCGAGGCCGACCACGTCATCGAGATCGGCCCTTCCTCCGGCTGGCTGGGCGGCGAGATCGTGTTCCAGGGGCCGGTGGATGAACTGCTCAAGGCGGATTCCCTGACCGGCAAGTACCTGCGCGGCGACATGTTCATCGAGCCGCCCAAGACCCGGCGCAAGCCCACGGGCCATATCTCCCTCCGAAAAGTCCAGACCAACAACCTCAAGAACCTGGACGTGGACATCCCCCTCGGGGTGATGACCTGCGTGACCGGCGTGTCCGGCTCGGGCAAGTCCTCCCTGGTCATGGACTCCCTGTACAAGCATCTTCTCCTGCATCGCGGGCAAAAGGCCAGTGATCCAGGAAAGATCGGCGGCATAGAAGGGCTGGATTCCATCGAGAAGGTCATCTCCATCGACCAGTCGCCCATCGGCCGCACTCCGCGTTCCAACCCGGCCACCTACACCAAGATATTCGATGAGATCCGCAAGATATTCGCGGGGGCCAAGGAGTCGCGCAAGCGCGGCTATGCGCCCGGCCGGTTCTCCTTCAACGTCAAGGGCGGCCGTTGCGAGGCGTGCAAGGGCGACGGCCAGATTCGCGTGGAAATGCATTTCCTGCCCGACGTCTACGTGACCTGCGAGACATGCAAGGGCAAACGGTACAATGCCCAGACTCTCGAAGTGGAATACCGGGGCAAGACCATCGCCGACGTCCTGGACATGACCGTGCGCCAGGCCCGCGAGTTCTTCTCCAACCACCCGGCGCTCATGCGCAAGCTCGACGTGCTCGCCGACGTGGGACTGGAATACGTGCGCCTCGGCCAGCCCGCCACCACCCTGTCCGGCGGCGAGGCCCAGCGCATCAAGATATCCCGCGAGCTCGGCAAGCGCTCCCTGCCCGGCGCGCTCTACATTCTCGACGAGCCAACCACCGGACTGCACATGCACGAGGTCGGCAAGCTCATCCGGGTGCTGCATCAGCTCGTGGACAAGAACGCCACCGTCATCGTCATCGAGCACAACACCGACGTCATCATGGCCTCGGACCATGTCATCGACCTCGGCCCCGGCGGCGGCGAGCACGGCGGCCGCATCGTGGCATCCGGCACCCCGGAAGAGATCATCGCCAGCCCGGATTCCGTCACAGGCCAGTTTTTGGTGTAGGGGGGAGCCTCCGGCGGCCCCTCCGGGGAGGCCGGGGCGCTGCCCTGGACCCGCTCAAGGCCGAGGGCCTTGAGAATCCCATTGCCGCCTTCGGCGGGGGATGAAACAGATGCGGCGGCCCATCCTTCATGGATGGGCGGCCGCATCTGTCCGCAAGGCCGACAGTGCCGTCAGCGCCAGTAAATCCGTGCCGTGCGTTCGCCGAATCTGCGGGCGGCTTTTACGTTCATGCCGAAGTAGATGTCTATCCGTTGCGTGAACCGTTGGTTCATCTTGTCCAGGACGATATAGGGGCCGTCGAAGCCGTCGATCCAGACTTTGGTTTGGTTGTCCAGGCCAAGCTCGATAAGGTCGCGGGATACCGCAATGGCCTTCATGCCGGGTTTGAGCCGGTTGTTCCAGGCTGCCCTGTGCGGGTCCCCGTCGGTCTGGGCGGGAGTGGAGTTGTAGGCCGTGACCGAAACCTCCAGGCTGTTCCAGAACAGCCTGTTCGGCTGGCTCATTCCGTAGCCGAGCGCGATGACCAGCACGCCGGCGGACAAGAGGATGAGAGCGCGTTTCATACGCTCCCATACCTCAAATAGGCGATAAGGGGCAAGTCGCCCCGATTCCCGGGCCGCGCGCCATGTTCCCTTTGCCCACGCCGGGCCATCTGTGCTATGCACGGAAGCGATGCAATCCGTCCTGCGACATACCCTGACCTGTCTCCGGACAACAAGCCGCCGCGCAGTCCTTGCGGCCGCGTGCGTCGCGCTGTGCCTGCTTGCGGCCGAGCCCGGCCATGCCCGCGAACCCTATCGGATCGGCTATTCGCCCGACGCCATGGTTCACGTGGAGGCCAAGAAACGGTTGGAAGCGGTCTACAAGCGTGCGGGATTGCCGGTGGAGTTCGTGTCCATGCCCACAAAACGCTCCCTGGTCCTTGCCTGCGACGGCGTTCTGGACGGGGACGCCGGACGTATTCCCAACCTGGAGCAGAACTTCCCCACGCTGATTCGGGTGAATGTCGAGCTCATGGAGCTGATCGGAACGGCCTATGTGCTCAAAAATCGGAAGATCGAGCGGTTCGACAAGAGCCTGCTGGACGAAATGGCGGTGGGAGCGGTCAGGGGAGTCATCTGGGCCGAGCGGGTCATGGCCGGACGCCCGCTTGTTTTGGTCAACAATTATGAGACCCTGTTCAGCATGTTGCAGGAGGGGCGCATCGGCCTGGCTCTGGGGAGCAAGCTCAGCGCCGAAAAGACCTTTCGCGATCACGCGGGACGGTTTGACATGATTGTGGGGCTGGACCCGCCCGCCTGCAGGACTCCTTTCTATCACTACCTGCACGAAAAGAACTCGGGCATCGTGCCCAAGCTGCAAAAGGCCCTGCGGGAACTCCGTTCCGAGGGCTACCGGCTCGGCGGGGCGGCTTCCCCCGCTTCTCCGGAAACGGACGCCGTTCAGCGGGACAGGCAGTAGGCAGCGAACCGTTCGAGAAGGGACGCGGATTCAGGCGTGTCTCGGACCGTGGTCCGGATGCGGGCGGCGTCCAATCCTTGTTCAGCCAATTCCAGCTCACGCCGGGCGATGTATTCGAGGATGGCGGGCGCGTCGAACTCGGGATGGAACTGTACGCCCCAGGCGGCTTCGCTCACCCGAAAGGACTGGTGCGGGTCGTGCGCGCCCGTGGCCAGGAGCGTCGCCCCAGAAGGCAGTTCGAGAGCGGTCTGGGAATGAGTCACATGCCCCGGGAAGGTCCGCGGCAGGTCGCGAAATATGGGATCGTCGCCGGCCGCTTCGGTCAGCGTGACATCCGTCGTGCCGATCTCCAGCCCGTCCGGATGGTAGCCCGCTCTGCCGCCCAGGGCGTCCGCCATGAGCTGGTGGCCGAAGCAGATGCCGAGCAGGGGCAGCCGGGCGTCCACGGCGCGCCGTATCCAGGCTTTGGCGTCATCTATCCATCCGAACCCGTCAGTGACCATGTCGTGGGAGCCGGTGATGACGCCGCCTGCGAATTCTTCCGGGGCGGGCAAGGGTTCTCCGGCCTGAGCGTCGACGCTCACCCACCTGTCGCAGGCGAGCCTCATGCCCTGCGCGGTCCAGTCCACGAAATCGCCTCGCTCCGCAGCGTAGTCGGCATAGGTGCCGCCGGTTTTCACAATCAGGATCTTTTTCATTTTTGTCCTACGAAAATGTAGTTTATTTAAGCTATTAAGAGAATAATGTAGCAAGCGGGGCGGGGTGTCAACTCCGTGCGCGCTGCGGCCTCGGGGTTGAACTGGAGGTAGGATTTACGGTATTGAACAGGCAACAACCGGGAGATGACAATGAAATCCGTACGAATCCGTTCGCGCCTTACGCGGCGGGAGTTTCTCAAGGCCGGGGCCATGACCGCGGTCGCCGCCGGAGTGGGGGGATGCGCCAAGAATCCCGTCACGGGCCAGAGCCAGTTCATGCTGGTCAGCGAGGAGCAGGAAATCCAGATGGATCGCCAGGCCTCGCCACAGCAGTTGTCCAACGATTACGGCTCCACCCAGGACAAGGCCCTGAACGAGTACGTGTCCGGCGTGGGCAAGTCCCTGTCCGATACGTCCCACCGGCCGCAGATGCCCTACAACTACCACGCGGTCAACGCCAACTATGTGAACGCATACGCCTTTCCCGGCGGCACCATCGCCTGTACCCGCGGCATCCTGCTCGAGGTCGACAACGAGGCCGAGATGGCCGCGCTGCTCGGCCACGAGATCGGCCACGTCAACGCCCGGCATACGGCTTCGCGCATGAGTTCGCAGATGGTCGTGGGCGGGCTGGCCACACTGGGCGGCGCGGCCATCGGGGCCAAGTACGGCGGCGCATGGGGTTCCGTTGCGGGCGGCCTGGGCGGTCTCGGGGCGGGATTGCTTCTGGCCTCCTACAGCCGCGACGACGAGCGGCAGGCCGACGCGCTGGGCCTGGAATACATGACTCGCGCGGAATACAACCCCGAAGGCATGGTGGGCCTCATGGAGATGCTCAACGAACAGCACAACCGCGAACCCAGCGCCCTGGAAGTCATGTTCGCCACTCATCCAATGAGCGCGGAGAGACTGGCCACGGCCCGCCAGGAGGCCAGCAAGAAATATTACGGAGCCAGGCAGTACGCCTTCTACCGCGAGCGGTACATGGACCACACCGTGAACCTCCGCAAGATCGGCCCGGCCATCCGGGACATGCAGGATGCGGAAAAGCTCGGAGGAGAGAAAAAGTACAATCGGGCCGAAGAAAAAATGGGCACGGCCCTGCGGCTTGCGCCCGAGGACTACACCGGCCTTCTGCTTATGTCCAAGCTGCTGATCGCGCAGGAAAAGTACAGCGAGGCCCTGCCGTATGCCCGACAGGCCAGGGAAGTGTATCCCGGTGAGGCTCAGGCCAATCAGGTGGCGGGCGTACTCCTGATCCAGGCCAAGGAGTACGAACAGGCCCATGAAGCTTTTGCGGCCTATGAAAAAGCGCTTCCGGGCAACCCCTACGCGACGTTCTTCATGGGGTACGCCCAGGAGGGCATGGGCCGCCGCAAGGAGGCGGCCGAAGACTATTACAAGTTCCTCCAGCAGGTGAACCAGGGCAACCAGGCGCAGCACGCCTACAACCGGCTGGTGGAGTGGGGGTATGTGAAGTAGGGGCCTCGAGGTATGCCGGACGGGAAAAGGAAGGTTCAATTCCTTTCTCAGATCGCCGATTAAACCGCTCAAAAATCAATTTTAAAGAATGGTTTCAAAAATTATAATATTTGTATATACAGATAGTTGTGGGTGTATGAAGATCGCCGATAAAAACGCTCGTTTTTTGTGAGGTTAAGTGCATGATTTTCTGGCCTATGGTGATTCCGGAGCAGGCCGAGTTGGGGCCGTTGAAAGACATGGCCCAGGAAGTGATCTCGTCGTCCGCCTCCCTGGAAGGGCGCGTCGCGCCTGCAACGGCGAAGGCCCTCGGAGGCAACCTCCGGCTTCTCAATAGTTACTACAGCAATCTCATCGAAGGGCATAAGTCTTCCCTTTTGGCCATCGAGCAAGCCCTGGAAAAACGGTACGACCGGAACTCCGAAAAGCGGTACGCCCAGGATTTGTGCGCGGC
It includes:
- the uvrA gene encoding excinuclease ABC subunit UvrA is translated as MHTTDSKSIHIEGARHHNLKNLTLDIPREKLVVICGPSGSGKSTLAFDIVYAEGQRRYVESLSAYARQFLPQMDKPDVDKVEGLSPAISLEQQTSTRNPRSTVGTVTEVYDFLRVFFARLGKFYCPSCGKPIEAQTTDEIVETVMGMEPGSKFMLLAPLVEHQKGTHKDLFAKLKKEGFVRVRVDGALYSLDEVPELEKNKKHTIDLVVDRLVLKDGIKKRLADSVELALEKGDERMIVSVIGGENAGDIFMSTLSTCPSCKISMPKLSPQLFSFNSPQGACPVCNGIGSVEYFEPDLIAPNKGLSLNEGGVIPWKSAYRQDKYAPLLKKLGKKFGFTLDTLLADYSGEAWAALFYGDQETGWPGVVSILEYGQQQAGVWDHWTARFQQSKPCPACEGARLKPESLAVRVADKNLVEFTSMSIQRALEWLEGLKFSGHETLISEPLLKELTHRLGFMVNVGLEYLSLGRNMATLSGGEAQRIRLASQLGSGLVGVTYVLDEPSIGLHPRDNQRLIDTLRSLQSRGNTVLVVEHDEPTIREADHVIEIGPSSGWLGGEIVFQGPVDELLKADSLTGKYLRGDMFIEPPKTRRKPTGHISLRKVQTNNLKNLDVDIPLGVMTCVTGVSGSGKSSLVMDSLYKHLLLHRGQKASDPGKIGGIEGLDSIEKVISIDQSPIGRTPRSNPATYTKIFDEIRKIFAGAKESRKRGYAPGRFSFNVKGGRCEACKGDGQIRVEMHFLPDVYVTCETCKGKRYNAQTLEVEYRGKTIADVLDMTVRQAREFFSNHPALMRKLDVLADVGLEYVRLGQPATTLSGGEAQRIKISRELGKRSLPGALYILDEPTTGLHMHEVGKLIRVLHQLVDKNATVIVIEHNTDVIMASDHVIDLGPGGGEHGGRIVASGTPEEIIASPDSVTGQFLV
- a CDS encoding 3D domain-containing protein: MKRALILLSAGVLVIALGYGMSQPNRLFWNSLEVSVTAYNSTPAQTDGDPHRAAWNNRLKPGMKAIAVSRDLIELGLDNQTKVWIDGFDGPYIVLDKMNQRFTQRIDIYFGMNVKAARRFGERTARIYWR
- a CDS encoding glutamine amidotransferase, whose product is MKKILIVKTGGTYADYAAERGDFVDWTAQGMRLACDRWVSVDAQAGEPLPAPEEFAGGVITGSHDMVTDGFGWIDDAKAWIRRAVDARLPLLGICFGHQLMADALGGRAGYHPDGLEIGTTDVTLTEAAGDDPIFRDLPRTFPGHVTHSQTALELPSGATLLATGAHDPHQSFRVSEAAWGVQFHPEFDAPAILEYIARRELELAEQGLDAARIRTTVRDTPESASLLERFAAYCLSR
- a CDS encoding M48 family metalloprotease, giving the protein MKSVRIRSRLTRREFLKAGAMTAVAAGVGGCAKNPVTGQSQFMLVSEEQEIQMDRQASPQQLSNDYGSTQDKALNEYVSGVGKSLSDTSHRPQMPYNYHAVNANYVNAYAFPGGTIACTRGILLEVDNEAEMAALLGHEIGHVNARHTASRMSSQMVVGGLATLGGAAIGAKYGGAWGSVAGGLGGLGAGLLLASYSRDDERQADALGLEYMTRAEYNPEGMVGLMEMLNEQHNREPSALEVMFATHPMSAERLATARQEASKKYYGARQYAFYRERYMDHTVNLRKIGPAIRDMQDAEKLGGEKKYNRAEEKMGTALRLAPEDYTGLLLMSKLLIAQEKYSEALPYARQAREVYPGEAQANQVAGVLLIQAKEYEQAHEAFAAYEKALPGNPYATFFMGYAQEGMGRRKEAAEDYYKFLQQVNQGNQAQHAYNRLVEWGYVK